In Candidatus Thorarchaeota archaeon, the following are encoded in one genomic region:
- a CDS encoding DNA-directed RNA polymerase subunit B, which yields MLYCPGDSNGAAIAASERTRTSLGSCIGKQQTRSSFPVPHQDVVTGLGIEERQKYWPVIEAYFADRGLVGQHLDSFNRFIDHELQEVVTSVGRLAPKVEGYYVELGEIEVEAPSVREADGSEHPLYPNEARIRNLTYASKLYLNMTPVRKEGTVTTRMETLRIYIGDLPIMLRSEKCLLHGLSDEELIRHGEDPKDPGGYFIINGSERVLVTQEDLAPNRILIEEASKSSSYTHIAKVFSTSRGFRAPVTIERKRTGELRVSFPSVPGKIPLAILLKALGVESDREIVDIISDDEDVRNELIVTIEQSAPINAGASEEATGSTRENALDFIGKRVAVGQTKEYRLSRAEKVLDRYLLPHIGTEPEHRLQKAYYLGQMVERLLELVLGKRQADDKDHYSNKRLKLSGDLLMSLFRVALYSLTRDIKYQLERTAVRGRKPNIRTAVRADVITQRLKHALATGNWVGGKAGVSQLLDRTNYISSLSHLRRVVSPLSRSQPHFEARDLHATHWGKICPNETPEGPNCGLVKNIAMMAYISVGTDEESVERALLKADVEHIERLKGKRGTKGADVFLNGRLVGIHAAPQVLVKVIRQKRRAGEIDNEVNIAYYEDTREVQVNCDAGRVRRPLIIVENGRSRLTEEHLRMVTDGEWGFKDLLRNGIVEFLDAEEEENTLIAMTPEDISSKTTHLEIVPSTILGISAALIPFPERNQSPRNVYMAGMAKQSVGVPASNFRYRADTRSHFFHYPQVPMVKTRPMNSIGYEERPAGQNFVVAILSFEGYNIEDALIMNKASIERGLGRSTFARVYESEERKYPGGQEDKFEVPDRSVRGYRASEAYRNLGEDGIVETEVEVQGGDVLIGRTSPPRFLEEYSEFEITSPNRRETSVAVRHGEAGVVDSVILTETIDGNRLVKVKVRDLRIPELGDKFASRHGQKGVVGYIVPQQDVPFTEDGVVPDLIINPHAIPSRMTIGQILEMIAGKAGCADGKQQDATPFCGVTEEELFKTLHDHGFQHTGREVMYSGVTGQKLTTDIFIGVIYYQRLHHMVADKMHARARGPVQILTRQPTEGRAREGGLRFGEMERDVLIGHGAAILLKGRLLDESDKSNMLVCEECGLIGVYDRNKDIYYCPICGTNARISSVVVSYAFKLLIQEMMSLGLACRLRLKEMI from the coding sequence ATGCTCTACTGCCCGGGTGACAGCAACGGGGCGGCTATTGCGGCGAGTGAGCGAACTCGGACTTCTCTGGGTTCATGCATTGGGAAGCAACAGACCCGCAGTAGTTTCCCCGTCCCTCATCAGGATGTGGTGACAGGTTTGGGTATAGAAGAACGGCAGAAGTACTGGCCCGTAATTGAGGCATACTTCGCGGATCGTGGTCTAGTAGGACAGCATCTTGACTCATTCAATCGGTTCATTGACCATGAATTGCAAGAGGTAGTCACGAGCGTGGGCCGCCTCGCTCCCAAAGTCGAGGGCTACTACGTGGAGCTCGGTGAGATTGAAGTCGAGGCGCCGTCAGTTCGAGAGGCAGATGGCAGTGAACACCCTCTCTATCCAAATGAGGCTCGTATACGCAACCTGACCTATGCAAGCAAGCTCTACCTCAACATGACTCCTGTAAGAAAGGAGGGCACAGTCACCACGCGAATGGAAACCCTTCGTATCTACATTGGCGACCTCCCCATCATGCTTCGAAGCGAGAAGTGTCTTCTGCATGGTCTCAGTGATGAGGAACTCATCCGTCATGGCGAGGACCCAAAGGACCCTGGTGGCTACTTCATTATCAACGGGTCTGAGCGAGTATTGGTCACCCAGGAGGACTTGGCGCCAAACAGGATACTCATCGAAGAAGCGAGCAAGAGCTCAAGTTATACGCACATTGCAAAGGTCTTCTCCACATCCCGTGGTTTCCGAGCACCCGTCACAATCGAGAGAAAGCGCACAGGAGAGCTGCGTGTCTCATTTCCATCAGTTCCCGGCAAGATTCCCCTAGCAATCCTCCTCAAGGCTCTGGGTGTAGAGTCTGACCGCGAGATTGTCGATATAATATCCGATGACGAAGACGTTCGGAACGAGCTCATAGTGACTATTGAACAGTCCGCGCCAATAAACGCTGGGGCAAGCGAGGAGGCAACGGGGTCTACGCGCGAGAACGCACTGGACTTCATTGGAAAGCGAGTCGCGGTCGGCCAGACGAAGGAATACCGGCTGTCCCGTGCCGAGAAGGTGCTTGACCGATATCTCTTGCCTCACATAGGCACTGAGCCTGAGCACAGACTTCAGAAGGCCTACTATCTTGGGCAGATGGTCGAAAGGCTGCTCGAACTGGTCCTTGGCAAACGCCAAGCTGATGATAAGGACCATTATTCGAACAAGCGGTTGAAGCTGTCTGGTGACCTCTTGATGTCACTATTCAGAGTGGCACTCTATTCCTTGACACGTGACATCAAGTACCAGCTTGAACGGACCGCGGTTCGAGGTCGAAAACCGAACATAAGGACTGCAGTACGCGCGGATGTGATAACCCAGAGACTCAAGCATGCTCTTGCCACCGGCAACTGGGTCGGAGGAAAGGCTGGAGTATCCCAGCTCCTTGACCGAACCAACTACATCTCATCCTTATCACACCTACGACGCGTAGTGTCGCCTCTGTCTAGGTCTCAGCCACACTTTGAGGCGCGGGACCTCCACGCGACTCACTGGGGAAAGATCTGCCCCAATGAGACCCCTGAGGGACCCAACTGTGGACTTGTCAAGAACATCGCCATGATGGCCTACATCTCTGTCGGTACAGATGAGGAATCGGTAGAGCGCGCTCTGCTCAAGGCCGATGTGGAACACATCGAGCGTCTGAAGGGCAAACGGGGGACGAAGGGAGCAGATGTGTTTCTCAACGGACGTCTAGTTGGCATCCATGCCGCTCCGCAAGTGCTTGTCAAGGTCATTCGGCAGAAGCGTCGCGCTGGAGAGATAGACAACGAGGTCAATATTGCGTACTACGAGGACACTCGGGAAGTCCAAGTCAACTGTGATGCGGGACGGGTCCGGCGCCCATTGATAATCGTGGAGAACGGACGCAGTCGCCTCACTGAAGAGCACCTGCGCATGGTGACCGATGGGGAGTGGGGATTCAAGGATCTTCTACGGAATGGGATTGTCGAGTTCTTGGATGCGGAAGAGGAAGAGAACACTCTCATTGCTATGACCCCCGAGGATATCTCTTCGAAGACGACTCATCTTGAGATTGTTCCGTCTACGATACTTGGGATTTCCGCAGCGCTCATACCGTTCCCTGAACGTAACCAGTCCCCACGTAATGTGTACATGGCTGGAATGGCGAAGCAGTCCGTTGGTGTTCCTGCATCGAACTTCAGATACAGGGCCGACACGAGGTCGCACTTCTTCCACTACCCCCAAGTACCGATGGTGAAGACACGCCCCATGAACTCCATCGGCTATGAGGAGCGTCCCGCAGGTCAGAACTTCGTAGTTGCGATACTGTCCTTTGAGGGTTACAACATAGAAGATGCTCTAATCATGAACAAGGCCTCCATCGAACGGGGGCTGGGCCGAAGCACATTTGCAAGAGTCTACGAGAGCGAAGAGCGAAAGTACCCTGGCGGACAGGAGGACAAGTTCGAGGTGCCTGACCGCAGTGTTCGAGGATATCGCGCATCTGAAGCCTACCGCAACCTTGGTGAAGACGGCATAGTCGAGACGGAGGTGGAAGTACAAGGCGGCGATGTGCTGATTGGCAGAACCTCCCCACCTAGGTTTCTTGAGGAGTACTCGGAGTTCGAAATCACTTCTCCGAACCGACGCGAGACCTCAGTTGCAGTACGACATGGAGAGGCTGGTGTGGTCGACAGTGTCATTCTCACAGAGACCATCGACGGAAACCGCCTTGTGAAGGTCAAGGTCCGAGACCTGCGCATTCCTGAGCTGGGCGACAAGTTTGCGTCTCGTCACGGCCAGAAGGGCGTTGTGGGTTACATTGTGCCACAGCAGGATGTTCCCTTCACTGAGGACGGTGTTGTACCGGACCTGATAATCAACCCACATGCCATTCCGAGCCGAATGACAATCGGGCAGATCTTGGAGATGATTGCTGGCAAGGCTGGCTGTGCGGATGGCAAGCAACAGGATGCCACTCCTTTCTGTGGTGTCACGGAAGAAGAGCTCTTCAAGACTCTTCACGACCATGGATTCCAGCACACAGGTCGAGAGGTCATGTACTCGGGTGTCACAGGCCAGAAACTCACCACAGACATATTCATCGGTGTCATCTACTATCAGCGGCTACACCACATGGTCGCTGACAAGATGCACGCCCGCGCCAGAGGACCAGTCCAGATTCTCACAAGACAGCCAACCGAGGGTCGAGCAAGGGAGGGCGGTCTCAGGTTCGGAGAGATGGAGCGAGATGTCCTGATTGGTCATGGGGCGGCCATACTCCTGAAAGGCAGGCTTCTCGACGAGTCTGACAAAAGCAACATGCTTGTGTGTGAGGAGTGTGGGCTGATTGGCGTCTACGATCGTAACAAGGATATCTACTACTGTCCCATCTGCGGTACCAATGCTAGAATAAGCAGTGTTGTTGTGTCCTATGCTTTCAAGCTACTCATCCAGGAAATGATGTCATTAGGCTTGGCCTGTAGGCTGAGATTGAAGGAGATGATTTAG
- a CDS encoding ubiquinone/menaquinone biosynthesis methyltransferase produces MRRTIRTLFDRVYYVYELVNHLLTLSLDVFWRRRAARAAALHGGRLWLDLCTGTGEMAAYLYRIAPLGTRVVAVDFSPMMLGVARKKTETIGVEFSLADAKSLPFSDNTFDVVSISFATRNLDTPPDGLHGGLGEFLRVLRPGGLFINLETSQPPRTCIRWMFHLYVRQIVRLIGALVSGHDEAYVHLSTTVTRFHDASALATMLSHSGFTQVAYEHLLLGAAAIHFARKVPVSIVWSQ; encoded by the coding sequence ATGAGAAGGACCATTCGCACATTGTTTGACCGAGTGTATTACGTCTACGAGCTGGTGAACCACCTCCTCACTCTGAGCCTTGACGTGTTCTGGAGGCGCCGTGCTGCAAGGGCTGCTGCACTCCATGGTGGGCGTTTGTGGTTGGATCTCTGTACTGGCACGGGAGAGATGGCCGCATACCTCTACCGCATTGCTCCACTTGGAACACGAGTTGTCGCAGTGGACTTCAGTCCAATGATGCTCGGAGTGGCCCGCAAGAAGACTGAGACCATAGGCGTAGAGTTCAGTCTGGCTGACGCGAAGAGTCTGCCATTCTCGGACAACACCTTCGACGTGGTTAGCATCTCGTTCGCAACTCGGAATCTTGATACTCCCCCCGACGGGCTGCATGGCGGACTTGGCGAGTTTCTCAGAGTTCTGCGACCCGGTGGCTTGTTCATCAACCTTGAAACCAGTCAGCCGCCACGCACTTGCATACGCTGGATGTTTCATTTGTACGTTCGGCAGATTGTCCGACTCATAGGGGCTCTTGTTTCTGGACATGATGAAGCATATGTTCACCTATCAACTACTGTTACTCGGTTCCATGACGCCTCAGCACTTGCAACGATGCTGAGCCATTCCGGTTTCACTCAGGTGGCGTATGAGCATCTTCTCCTAGGCGCAGCTGCGATCCACTTCGCTAGGAAAGTACCTGTCAGCATTGTATGGTCTCAGTAG
- a CDS encoding DinB family protein translates to MIQAITTLFEHNFIQRERMNRMLRQLTHEELNRDFVAQASIIRVLHHIAATEHYWIGSVLGHKYEEEEIASGGLELDEVMRYWKKVEMGTRDYLGTLNESRLAYVISVQWPIGTVSFTVGKALLHLASHEVHHRGQIAILMRLLGYEPPVVDMIQSPECEIE, encoded by the coding sequence ATGATCCAGGCTATAACAACTCTCTTTGAGCACAACTTCATTCAGAGGGAACGGATGAACAGGATGCTCAGGCAGTTGACGCATGAAGAACTCAACAGGGACTTTGTGGCACAGGCGTCAATCATACGAGTTCTGCATCACATTGCAGCCACGGAACACTACTGGATTGGCTCAGTGCTTGGTCACAAGTACGAAGAGGAGGAAATCGCATCAGGAGGACTCGAGTTGGACGAGGTCATGCGATACTGGAAGAAGGTCGAGATGGGCACCAGAGACTACTTGGGTACACTCAACGAGAGTAGGCTGGCATACGTGATAAGCGTCCAGTGGCCGATAGGCACAGTGAGCTTCACAGTCGGCAAGGCACTGCTGCATCTTGCAAGTCACGAAGTGCATCACAGAGGCCAGATTGCGATTCTGATGAGACTGCTTGGCTACGAACCTCCTGTTGTCGACATGATTCAGTCCCCCGAGTGTGAGATAGAATGA
- a CDS encoding SIS domain-containing protein, whose product MSQFLEMNYRAIIGQALALRRTAQSVRPDDSVVTQGKHRIVLFGCGDSYGVAELGRWTFLSMGLNAVTLSPGETKYVQLTDQDLVIAVTASGRSIELIEALKMTKRNGVSTVVLTDNGEGMASDYADWLWLTKSGAESYNISPSATTTSAMAYLLLVASQIDGTHQQLKTDLDRLLDKADDALQWAEAEGSRLAELVVPQSALYMISEGPNLVAAQIGMMKYNEFGVAKGIAAIREEFKHHYVLSTGGTDSAVLILDTPSPRDQDYMNSLRKVLDARVYGLSASAALGLHSSLVQVIPNTMAMQMAAYHTVKRHSPSMMWFRQPNAQAFKIY is encoded by the coding sequence ATGAGCCAGTTCTTGGAGATGAACTATAGAGCAATCATAGGACAGGCACTCGCACTGCGTAGGACCGCTCAATCTGTTCGACCAGATGACTCGGTCGTCACTCAGGGAAAGCACAGGATAGTGTTGTTCGGTTGCGGGGACTCCTATGGAGTGGCCGAACTCGGTCGGTGGACCTTTCTCTCTATGGGGCTCAATGCGGTCACACTCTCACCGGGAGAGACGAAGTACGTACAGCTCACAGACCAAGACTTAGTGATAGCTGTGACCGCGTCAGGACGGAGCATTGAGCTAATTGAAGCACTCAAGATGACAAAGAGAAACGGTGTCAGCACAGTAGTCCTGACTGACAATGGCGAGGGGATGGCGAGTGACTACGCAGACTGGCTCTGGTTGACAAAGTCAGGTGCTGAGAGTTACAACATCAGTCCTTCTGCAACAACAACATCAGCCATGGCATATCTCCTGCTTGTTGCATCTCAAATCGATGGGACGCATCAGCAACTGAAGACGGACTTGGACAGGCTGTTGGACAAAGCTGATGATGCACTACAGTGGGCAGAGGCAGAAGGTTCACGTCTGGCGGAGTTGGTAGTTCCACAGAGTGCGCTGTATATGATATCCGAAGGACCAAATCTCGTCGCAGCACAGATAGGCATGATGAAGTATAATGAGTTCGGAGTTGCGAAAGGCATAGCAGCAATTAGGGAAGAATTCAAGCATCACTATGTCCTCTCAACAGGCGGTACCGACAGCGCTGTGCTTATTCTGGACACTCCTAGTCCCCGAGATCAGGACTATATGAACTCGTTGAGAAAGGTCCTTGATGCGCGAGTATATGGTCTGTCTGCTTCTGCTGCACTGGGACTTCACAGTTCTCTGGTTCAGGTGATACCGAACACAATGGCGATGCAGATGGCGGCATACCACACAGTCAAAAGACACAGCCCCTCCATGATGTGGTTTAGGCAGCCTAACGCCCAGGCATTCAAGATATACTAG
- a CDS encoding HEAT repeat domain-containing protein, with product MSTSDLLGMLQDMASPENRRCVAEYINAHESEFRELLTSLFERSTVPAEVKLQLMNIVDLLSEQNTVAFLECAISDTDSVVRVQGLQATYRTRTESLNKRIVSIMRDQHACFEERKWAIHILASTDPERYGKGIREIVRDCSEPAEIRKEAIFSLTCLHDTESLGLLCGVLGDPSVEIRQSGAWALSKIGSPETVNCLFSAMEDPDGVVRDWAIRGLRDMDDTKALHGLAKAIVRAEPEDQVRLIRLVVERRSEVVLRAIAQVLNSHDVRVRREAAWAMAVSPYPPASSSLEALLEDEDEDVRKYAQAALTRIGKGDVNEGGFLF from the coding sequence ATGAGTACGAGTGATCTCCTCGGCATGCTACAAGACATGGCGAGTCCAGAGAACCGGAGATGTGTAGCGGAGTATATCAATGCACATGAATCCGAATTCAGAGAGCTCCTCACGAGTCTGTTTGAGAGGAGCACGGTTCCGGCAGAAGTAAAGCTTCAGCTTATGAACATAGTAGACCTCCTCTCGGAGCAGAACACTGTGGCGTTTCTTGAGTGCGCGATATCCGACACTGATTCAGTGGTGAGGGTGCAGGGCCTGCAGGCGACCTATCGGACCAGAACGGAGTCGCTTAACAAGAGGATTGTGTCCATAATGAGAGACCAACACGCTTGCTTCGAGGAGAGGAAGTGGGCAATTCACATCCTTGCCAGCACCGACCCGGAGAGATATGGAAAGGGAATACGAGAGATTGTCAGAGATTGCTCAGAGCCCGCAGAGATCAGGAAGGAGGCAATCTTTTCTCTCACATGCCTACACGACACCGAGAGCCTTGGGCTGTTATGTGGAGTGCTGGGAGACCCTAGTGTTGAGATACGTCAGTCAGGAGCGTGGGCATTGAGCAAGATAGGCTCTCCGGAAACTGTCAACTGTCTGTTCTCAGCGATGGAGGATCCCGATGGTGTCGTTCGTGACTGGGCAATACGAGGTCTAAGGGATATGGACGACACAAAGGCGCTTCATGGTCTTGCAAAAGCAATCGTCAGAGCAGAGCCTGAAGATCAAGTGCGGCTAATCCGCTTGGTTGTGGAAAGACGTTCGGAAGTCGTGCTGAGGGCAATAGCACAGGTACTCAACTCCCATGATGTGAGAGTGAGGAGAGAGGCAGCTTGGGCCATGGCTGTGTCCCCATATCCTCCCGCGAGCAGCTCACTAGAGGCACTCCTCGAGGACGAGGACGAGGACGTACGCAAGTATGCACAAGCGGCACTTACGAGGATTGGAAAGGGGGACGTGAACGAGGGAGGCTTCTTGTTCTGA
- a CDS encoding SDR family oxidoreductase has product MDLLLKEKVFLVTAASRGLGYSVAKSLVEEGAKVTICSRNESSLKSATDSLGTGAEYVVADLKVHHDIERLLRLVREKHGHLNGLFVNAGGPPPGRFEDLSDQQWSSAFDLTLMSAVRLTRCALPLLRKADSASILYSTSVSVKQPLDNLLLSNSLRTAVIGMMRTVADEFAPYGVRVNAVCPGYIRTARVDELMAKTKGPSGEEHILSRIPLRRMGHPDEFGRVCAFLMSPLASYIHGALLLIDGGLYRGLM; this is encoded by the coding sequence ATGGATCTTCTACTGAAGGAAAAGGTGTTTCTTGTCACTGCTGCCTCTCGTGGTCTGGGCTACAGCGTGGCGAAGTCTCTTGTTGAAGAGGGCGCCAAGGTGACCATCTGCAGCAGAAATGAGTCCTCGCTGAAGTCAGCAACTGACTCGCTCGGAACAGGCGCTGAGTATGTGGTTGCTGACCTAAAGGTACATCATGACATCGAGCGTCTCTTGCGTCTGGTTCGCGAGAAACACGGTCATCTTAATGGGCTGTTCGTCAATGCAGGGGGTCCGCCGCCCGGCCGGTTCGAAGACCTATCTGACCAACAATGGTCGTCGGCCTTCGATTTGACTCTGATGAGTGCGGTCAGATTAACTCGGTGTGCACTACCTCTCTTGCGCAAGGCCGACTCCGCATCAATCCTCTACAGCACATCAGTTTCTGTGAAACAACCACTGGACAACCTGCTTCTGTCCAACTCCCTGCGTACTGCTGTGATTGGAATGATGCGCACTGTCGCTGACGAGTTCGCTCCGTATGGAGTACGCGTGAATGCAGTGTGTCCCGGTTATATCCGAACCGCGCGCGTTGATGAGTTGATGGCCAAGACCAAAGGCCCGTCTGGTGAAGAGCACATATTGTCCAGAATTCCCCTTCGTCGCATGGGCCACCCGGACGAGTTCGGCAGAGTCTGTGCTTTCCTGATGAGCCCCCTAGCAAGCTACATACATGGCGCCCTGCTGCTCATAGATGGTGGTCTATATCGGGGACTGATGTGA
- a CDS encoding DUF1156 domain-containing protein, with product MIGLEAVERPLMGGLQLPKRAIEHTFPTIELSRIAERESTGFGRRHYRPVYLMHKWWARRLGSVFRALVLYSLLEPTEDDCSADSLWKLYSRDIDLSDKIVFDPMMGGGTTVVEALRFDCRVIGGDINPVAWFVVKKQIEDIEPNLLKTALSRLEAELGKELRMYYHTSCPECGEDAEGIYYFHCMEAQCPDCGSIVALMRDHVLAKSITGRGSTVVCPQCWEVFDAPTVRELVVCPNCAKAFVPKTTSSVKGGVFKCSRCSGEHRLSGFYQHRAHGSRMYAVEFYCKVCHDRGNPRLKNGRGYKKPDDRDLALLSLAEEEYRRVEAELPLPETMIPVGIETRRALNYGYQRFRDMFSPRQLLNLGKINKWIMRCEDWHLKEFLLLAFSNCLKYNNLFCKYNGTRGFITDIFRTHSFSPSVSPVEANCYDTARGRGAFTAFVRLLIEGKEYCRRPFDRLPSESGLKQVWSQRPISADMVDSFISLSRRRRVMLQCASSEHVNIPESSVDAVVTDPPYESNVMYSELSNFFYVWLRLSLRSRYPWFADDVVPWEREVISNRVQNKGHREYLDGLTQVFRECHRVLKSEGVMTFTFHHMNPRSWGSVLRALLNAGFVVSCVWPVKIEMDASTHLRGLNSMHYDSVVVCRKRTEHGTEADWGELMDEVREVSEMQLQTLKLQGLRFSASDALVVVLGNSLRIYSSHYPNVVNQGVPVDTEEALCTVARLAQTEWRSGLLLEGEK from the coding sequence TTGATAGGGCTGGAAGCTGTAGAACGACCACTCATGGGAGGGCTTCAACTGCCAAAGCGTGCCATTGAACATACGTTTCCCACGATTGAACTCAGCAGGATAGCGGAGCGCGAATCGACGGGATTCGGTCGTCGCCACTATAGACCCGTGTACCTAATGCATAAGTGGTGGGCAAGGAGGCTCGGTTCGGTCTTCAGAGCGCTTGTCCTGTATTCTCTGCTGGAACCCACAGAAGACGACTGCAGCGCCGATTCGTTGTGGAAGTTGTACTCCAGGGATATTGACCTCTCAGACAAGATTGTGTTTGACCCCATGATGGGGGGCGGAACCACGGTGGTTGAGGCCCTTCGCTTCGACTGTAGAGTGATTGGAGGCGACATCAACCCGGTGGCATGGTTTGTGGTAAAGAAGCAGATTGAAGACATTGAACCGAACCTCCTCAAGACGGCACTCAGTAGGCTCGAAGCAGAACTGGGCAAGGAACTCCGCATGTACTATCATACATCATGCCCGGAGTGCGGAGAGGATGCAGAGGGCATCTACTACTTCCACTGCATGGAAGCGCAGTGTCCGGACTGTGGAAGTATAGTCGCTCTAATGCGGGACCACGTCCTGGCCAAGTCTATCACAGGACGCGGAAGCACTGTGGTATGTCCGCAGTGCTGGGAAGTGTTCGATGCGCCCACGGTGCGAGAGCTCGTGGTGTGTCCGAACTGCGCAAAGGCATTCGTGCCAAAGACCACCTCGTCAGTCAAGGGTGGTGTCTTCAAGTGCTCTCGGTGTTCAGGCGAGCACAGACTGTCTGGTTTCTATCAGCACCGGGCCCACGGGAGCAGGATGTATGCGGTTGAGTTCTACTGCAAGGTATGCCATGACAGAGGCAATCCAAGACTGAAGAACGGCAGAGGGTACAAGAAACCAGATGATAGAGACCTTGCACTTCTCAGTCTCGCGGAGGAGGAGTATCGGAGAGTCGAAGCCGAGCTGCCATTGCCTGAAACAATGATACCTGTAGGTATTGAAACAAGAAGGGCCCTCAACTATGGATACCAGAGATTCAGGGACATGTTCAGTCCGCGCCAGCTTCTCAATCTGGGTAAGATAAACAAATGGATCATGAGGTGCGAGGACTGGCATCTCAAGGAGTTCCTTCTCCTTGCGTTCTCCAACTGCCTAAAGTACAACAACCTCTTCTGCAAGTACAACGGCACTAGGGGATTCATCACAGACATATTCAGGACTCACTCGTTCTCTCCTTCGGTGTCGCCGGTGGAGGCGAACTGCTACGACACAGCTAGAGGAAGGGGCGCATTCACCGCCTTTGTCAGGCTTCTGATAGAAGGCAAGGAGTATTGTCGCAGACCATTTGACAGACTACCAAGCGAGAGCGGCCTCAAGCAGGTCTGGTCCCAGCGTCCGATATCTGCAGACATGGTTGACTCATTCATTTCACTCAGTAGAAGGAGAAGGGTAATGCTTCAATGTGCCTCTTCTGAACATGTCAATATACCCGAGTCATCAGTGGATGCAGTGGTGACGGATCCGCCTTATGAGAGCAATGTGATGTATTCAGAGCTCTCCAACTTCTTCTATGTGTGGCTGCGGCTCTCACTTCGAAGCAGGTATCCCTGGTTCGCGGATGATGTCGTCCCATGGGAGAGGGAGGTCATCTCAAACAGGGTTCAGAACAAGGGGCACAGGGAGTATCTGGACGGTCTCACACAGGTGTTTAGAGAATGCCATCGTGTTTTGAAGAGTGAAGGAGTGATGACGTTCACATTCCATCATATGAATCCCAGATCTTGGGGTTCAGTCCTTCGGGCGCTCCTGAACGCGGGCTTTGTCGTTTCGTGTGTCTGGCCCGTGAAGATCGAGATGGATGCTTCCACACACCTTCGTGGACTGAATAGTATGCACTATGACTCAGTTGTTGTATGCAGAAAGCGAACAGAACATGGTACTGAGGCGGACTGGGGTGAGCTGATGGATGAAGTCAGAGAAGTGTCTGAAATGCAGCTGCAAACATTGAAACTGCAGGGACTAAGGTTCAGCGCGTCTGATGCGCTGGTAGTTGTTCTTGGGAACTCATTACGGATCTACTCGTCTCACTATCCTAACGTCGTGAATCAAGGGGTACCAGTTGACACGGAGGAGGCACTCTGCACTGTGGCAAGGTTGGCTCAGACTGAGTGGCGCTCAGGCCTGCTGCTAGAAGGGGAGAAATGA
- a CDS encoding energy-coupling factor transporter transmembrane protein EcfT has translation MALRLGFTAQDTTLHRLHPLLKLISLILCTTGVLVYDEWLLALSVLLVVLMCMRLARLSLGTVARRLRLIVLFSTMILAVQLLVTSNGTIVLFLVPKLGSFGPFIPVTDYGLARGVTISLRFLVIVLSSMLFVSVTDPTLLAHSLSRLGIPYRYGFLIVIALRFLPLFDQETQTVRMAQSSRGISIEVGRPSKTLRTLRYTFFPLLVSTLSRVETLSESMVGRGFGYSQTRTYVRTVRWRRFDSIVMASVLIAFILCLLIASGLVPSFLPF, from the coding sequence ATGGCGTTGCGTCTTGGTTTCACTGCACAGGACACCACACTGCATCGTCTTCACCCCTTATTGAAGCTGATATCTCTGATTCTATGTACGACCGGAGTCCTAGTGTACGACGAGTGGTTGTTGGCACTCTCTGTGTTGTTAGTAGTCCTCATGTGCATGCGGCTTGCCAGACTGTCTCTCGGAACTGTCGCAAGACGTCTGCGGTTAATTGTCCTCTTCTCCACGATGATTCTCGCTGTGCAGCTATTGGTAACCTCAAACGGTACCATAGTGCTCTTCTTGGTACCCAAGTTGGGTTCATTTGGCCCCTTCATTCCTGTCACTGATTATGGTCTTGCACGCGGTGTCACCATCTCGCTGCGTTTTCTTGTCATAGTCCTCTCTAGCATGCTATTCGTTTCAGTCACTGACCCAACACTGCTGGCCCACTCCCTTTCAAGACTGGGAATACCCTACCGATATGGCTTCCTGATTGTCATCGCTCTGCGCTTTCTCCCGTTATTCGATCAGGAGACCCAGACCGTTCGTATGGCACAGAGCTCTCGGGGCATATCTATCGAGGTTGGACGTCCCTCAAAGACGCTACGAACCCTACGATACACCTTCTTTCCCCTACTTGTTTCTACTCTCTCAAGAGTGGAGACCTTGTCTGAGTCGATGGTCGGTCGGGGATTCGGTTACTCCCAGACACGGACCTACGTACGGACTGTCAGATGGAGGAGGTTTGACTCGATAGTCATGGCATCTGTGCTGATTGCCTTCATACTCTGTCTTCTAATCGCCTCCGGACTGGTCCCCTCATTTCTCCCCTTCTAG